In Hemicordylus capensis ecotype Gifberg chromosome 3, rHemCap1.1.pri, whole genome shotgun sequence, one DNA window encodes the following:
- the LOC128351118 gene encoding forkhead box protein C1-like has product MGGCWSCVACRSHPEAEPKDEDEEGALTGHPRNPTHAAPFSGGLPNVWGDTLEKELTEELCVPEPLPAPHMTNNILVEDLTEEPSVPEVWLQRWEREDVPADPAALLQPSGSESSLSSASLEVASIPPSTSTSSLLLHPSPPPPPSPPPLEPDLSNVNETLQSLVEIQVRCQRDLRSCQECVQSFKALRGQLRQLRSRLARVEATMGIVVPPRELDVAEEEGEGKLKETTVLLFT; this is encoded by the exons atgggtggctgttggtcatgtgtggcctgcag gtctcacccagaggcagaaccaaa ggatgaagatgaagagggggcactgacag gtcatcccagaaacccaacccatgctgcaccattttctgggggactccccaatgttTGGGGGGACACTCTGGAGAAAGAGCTCACTGAAGAACTCtgcgtgccagaacctcttccagcacctcacatgaccaatAACATCCTGGTGGAAgatctcactgaggaaccctccgtgccagaagtTTGGTTGCAgcggtgggaaagggaag atgttcctgcagaccctgctgcacttctccagccGTCTGGGTCTGAGTcatcattgtcctctgcctccctggaggttgcctccatcccaccctctacctccacctcttccctcctcctgcatccctctccacctcctcctccttccccacctcctctggagccggacctcagcaACGTAaatgaaactctgcagagtttggtagagatCCAGGTCCGct gccaaagagacctccgcagctgccaggaatgtgtacaaagcttcaaggcactgaggggacaacTGAGGCAgctaaggagcagactggccagggtggaagccactatggggatcgtggttcctccaagggagctggacgttgctgaggaagaaggggaaggcaaattaaaagagacaactgtgctactatttacatga